From one Spiroplasma endosymbiont of Panorpa germanica genomic stretch:
- a CDS encoding MOLPALP family lipoprotein: MKKLLSILGTLAIVTSTSTSVIACQAFSKVSKVSKEVKSLAEVFSYYGRALILNQEEDINLDYTMGKYKSSKAGDLLKNYNGNKSTNFSQVLNSTFGKNTNFNNFINETNENNNVQNIKGKTPQSAFANTISGLMSTILVVFGGGFNQKTASTLTTILTSDAIGGILNESMYQNFSKIMTANNINAIGEIFDFKALEGQNQQFAINYSINQITLALAKMTNTSIMLDGGQELTSTTPIKIKGSNATNILTNIFDGIIRGSKKVSISDGDLIYVISKLVNAILVILKHLESYYQYCNLNVENITDSDHIFSAKDKNLIILKKVRSSDFDASGILDLEKITKVIKSFFPDPEKDVNGYGIQRLFSILFQVENKQEYKLTTLNALFKRQARVDGFVPITNALSSSVAKFAASKSTVIVENPVDRIVTYVFDALGSQSQITINSGVVAIINSSAPGMGDIAAKNLKFVFENLWSGNLLEMVLQLLKIELPPESKANFANLRSLLNNKISQIATVFNFNLPKELISIEQMKITDLFAKVANNYDTEGKKYFNTLNVLKIKDLIETLKEEYLIYNALDERIDDKGQKSNSFKIQTLPALIKLNMNKGWYLKSVSNPGSKISIPELLGMPNLENENFKKGSFYEGLENLLSDDKSKNEYSGTTLKNTVQGLQKMFIYSNEYSAILEREHYLPILFSKSFKITEISEMNYIVGQKPEIELVLRYSKSDDNSKGLAPKQYVYYKFGFIQKDALTESIENSSFWTIKSIYKQ, encoded by the coding sequence ATGAAGAAATTATTGTCAATTTTAGGAACGCTAGCAATTGTAACAAGTACTTCAACTTCAGTAATTGCATGTCAAGCTTTTTCAAAGGTTAGTAAGGTTAGTAAGGAAGTAAAATCATTAGCAGAAGTTTTTAGCTACTATGGTCGCGCATTAATATTAAATCAAGAAGAAGATATTAATCTTGACTACACAATGGGTAAATATAAATCTTCAAAGGCTGGAGATTTATTAAAAAACTACAATGGTAATAAAAGTACAAACTTCTCACAAGTCCTAAATTCAACATTCGGAAAAAATACAAACTTTAATAATTTTATAAATGAAACCAATGAAAATAATAATGTTCAAAATATAAAAGGTAAAACACCTCAAAGTGCTTTTGCTAATACAATTAGTGGCTTAATGAGTACTATTTTAGTTGTTTTTGGTGGTGGTTTTAATCAAAAAACCGCTAGCACACTTACCACGATTTTAACAAGCGATGCTATAGGCGGGATTTTAAATGAATCAATGTACCAGAATTTTAGTAAAATTATGACAGCAAATAACATAAATGCCATTGGTGAAATTTTTGATTTTAAAGCTTTAGAGGGTCAAAATCAACAATTTGCCATTAACTACTCTATTAATCAAATTACTCTAGCTCTAGCTAAAATGACTAATACAAGCATAATGTTAGATGGCGGTCAAGAACTCACTTCCACAACACCGATCAAAATAAAAGGTTCAAATGCAACAAATATTTTAACAAATATTTTTGACGGAATAATTAGAGGATCAAAAAAAGTTAGTATTTCAGATGGTGATTTAATTTATGTAATTTCAAAATTAGTAAATGCTATTCTGGTTATTTTAAAACACTTGGAATCATATTATCAATACTGCAATCTAAATGTAGAAAATATAACAGATTCAGACCACATTTTTAGTGCCAAAGATAAAAATTTGATAATTTTGAAAAAAGTTAGAAGTAGTGATTTTGACGCTAGCGGAATTTTGGATTTGGAAAAGATAACCAAAGTAATTAAGAGCTTCTTTCCCGATCCTGAAAAAGATGTCAATGGTTATGGGATTCAAAGATTATTCTCGATTTTATTTCAAGTCGAAAATAAGCAGGAATATAAATTAACCACTTTAAATGCCCTGTTTAAAAGGCAAGCTCGAGTGGACGGTTTTGTACCAATTACAAACGCCCTATCTAGTTCAGTCGCAAAATTTGCAGCATCTAAATCTACAGTAATAGTTGAAAATCCTGTTGACAGGATTGTTACTTATGTATTTGATGCACTTGGATCGCAATCACAGATTACAATAAATTCAGGAGTTGTAGCAATTATCAATAGCTCAGCACCGGGAATGGGAGATATTGCTGCCAAAAATCTTAAATTTGTTTTTGAAAATCTTTGATCAGGAAATTTATTGGAAATGGTTTTGCAATTACTAAAAATAGAGTTGCCCCCGGAAAGCAAAGCTAATTTTGCAAATCTTAGATCTTTATTAAATAACAAAATTTCACAAATTGCAACAGTTTTTAACTTTAATTTACCAAAAGAATTAATTAGCATCGAACAGATGAAAATAACTGACCTTTTTGCGAAAGTAGCAAATAACTATGACACTGAAGGAAAAAAATATTTTAATACTTTAAATGTTTTAAAAATCAAGGATTTAATCGAAACTTTAAAAGAAGAATACTTGATTTACAACGCCTTGGATGAAAGAATTGATGATAAAGGTCAAAAAAGTAATAGTTTTAAAATCCAAACCCTACCCGCTTTAATTAAATTAAACATGAATAAAGGTTGGTATCTAAAAAGTGTTTCAAATCCTGGTTCTAAGATATCGATCCCTGAACTATTAGGAATGCCAAATTTGGAGAATGAAAACTTTAAAAAGGGGTCGTTTTACGAAGGACTTGAAAACTTGTTGTCAGACGATAAATCTAAAAATGAATATAGCGGAACAACCTTAAAAAATACTGTTCAAGGTTTACAAAAAATGTTTATTTATTCAAATGAATATTCAGCAATTTTGGAAAGAGAGCACTATCTACCAATATTATTTTCTAAATCATTTAAAATAACTGAAATTAGTGAAATGAATTACATTGTTGGTCAGAAACCAGAAATTGAATTGGTTTTAAGATACTCTAAATCTGATGATAATTCTAAAGGATTGGCTCCAAAGCAATATGTTTATTATAAATTTGGATTTATTCAAAAAGATGCACTAACCGAATCAATTGAAAATTCTTCATTTTGAACAATTAAAAGTATTTATAAACAATAA
- a CDS encoding MOLPALP family lipoprotein has translation MKKLLSILGVTSIASSSVIVTSCSVLTGEINKNTSKFTLAQVTKFVSQSYVLSDAENININDSLDYYANQKINTLMPNLNANNNSLMKTLFKNTFNSNNPNPEFFSNLNANGLNLSGSRSFTDDTFNQISSILNVLVLAIKNGFGIKEATVIEGLLKSEAIRGVLTPELIETISKFLNAETLSKLEWAFDFDDLVGKTNQQAIDYSVNSLTIGLAQLLGQDTLIEPDSNEKLTLFTPFPETGSKNTGDATYVMEKIIGGIISGETKIEVDMNNIVPAISYIIKSLIIMVKYIAAFEEYDNTVNVGAQSHLNLFGNEISDLTIVNDVRGKNFDTNSTINFRYLLDILHDVFDDNSTNLNGFGFQKLLTMLFKVDNLDRHEYSLIGNSIVNKGYSQLIVGIGKGLKYIEGIPSIIKGAIHNLIYKIVIATTNGAEFGFNQITLNLIKAAAPDIHETLTNPEIVKKMNNIFNELYSGTIIKDLLSLFADSMDSNVLDGIKNLNQIFKTPLKKLLSLFGLELPLVLESLINISLRDAVIAFRKNYEGLDKVEINLNDIKKIFTVLGQEDYAYNALGEVQFNNQKQSGITLILNLLVNPGWYVQKDGKKMDISLFLGFDKQNQTLIDNSLFGSLHNILDDKSGNGDYSGLFFRKTLTGIIEILNFVSYEMMDVYKKVFTPYLDSGNFKQFNLISLNSETDQEIIEYDIEYTSPVTKKVHLYHFAFKTHEIKDEKYNISKFWEMIGMKNKH, from the coding sequence ATGAAAAAATTATTATCAATTTTGGGAGTCACATCAATCGCTTCTAGTTCAGTTATTGTTACAAGTTGTAGCGTACTTACTGGTGAAATTAATAAAAATACATCAAAATTTACTTTAGCACAAGTGACAAAATTTGTTAGCCAATCTTATGTATTAAGTGATGCGGAAAATATAAATATTAATGATAGCTTGGATTATTATGCTAATCAAAAAATCAATACATTAATGCCTAACCTGAATGCCAATAATAACTCATTAATGAAAACTCTTTTTAAAAATACCTTTAACAGCAACAATCCCAACCCGGAATTTTTCTCAAATTTAAACGCAAATGGGTTAAATTTGAGTGGTTCAAGATCATTTACAGATGATACTTTTAATCAAATTAGTTCAATTTTAAATGTTCTGGTGTTGGCAATTAAAAATGGTTTTGGAATCAAAGAAGCCACAGTTATTGAAGGGTTATTAAAAAGTGAAGCTATTAGAGGTGTTTTAACTCCAGAATTAATTGAGACAATTAGTAAATTTTTGAATGCTGAAACCTTGAGTAAATTAGAGTGAGCTTTTGATTTTGATGACTTAGTTGGGAAAACTAATCAACAAGCAATTGACTACTCAGTTAATTCACTAACAATCGGATTAGCGCAATTATTGGGTCAAGACACTTTAATAGAACCTGATTCAAATGAAAAATTAACTTTATTTACACCTTTCCCGGAAACTGGTTCAAAAAACACCGGAGATGCAACTTATGTTATGGAAAAAATAATTGGTGGCATAATTTCTGGGGAAACAAAAATTGAAGTTGATATGAACAATATTGTACCTGCAATTTCTTACATAATTAAAAGTTTAATTATTATGGTTAAATATATCGCTGCTTTTGAAGAATATGATAATACAGTTAATGTTGGAGCTCAATCTCACTTAAATCTTTTTGGAAATGAAATTAGCGATTTAACAATTGTTAATGATGTTCGTGGTAAAAACTTTGATACAAACAGTACAATAAATTTCAGATATCTTCTTGATATACTTCATGATGTTTTCGATGATAATTCAACTAACTTAAATGGATTTGGATTTCAAAAATTACTGACAATGTTGTTTAAAGTTGATAATTTAGATAGACATGAATATTCACTAATTGGGAATTCCATCGTTAATAAAGGTTATTCTCAACTAATTGTTGGTATTGGAAAGGGTTTAAAATACATTGAAGGAATACCAAGCATCATTAAAGGAGCAATTCATAATTTAATTTACAAAATAGTAATCGCCACAACAAATGGAGCAGAATTTGGTTTCAATCAAATTACTTTAAATTTGATCAAAGCCGCTGCACCAGATATTCATGAAACCCTAACAAATCCAGAAATCGTTAAAAAAATGAATAACATTTTTAACGAACTTTACTCAGGAACAATAATCAAAGATTTATTAAGCCTATTTGCCGACTCAATGGACAGCAATGTTCTAGATGGCATAAAAAATTTAAATCAAATATTTAAAACTCCTTTGAAGAAGCTTTTGAGTCTATTTGGCTTAGAACTACCTTTGGTATTAGAATCTCTAATAAATATTTCTTTGAGAGATGCTGTAATTGCTTTTAGAAAAAATTATGAAGGTTTAGATAAAGTTGAGATTAACCTAAATGATATCAAGAAAATTTTTACAGTTCTAGGTCAAGAGGATTATGCCTATAACGCCCTAGGAGAGGTGCAATTCAACAACCAAAAACAAAGTGGTATTACGCTAATTTTAAATCTATTAGTCAATCCCGGATGATATGTTCAAAAAGATGGCAAAAAGATGGACATTAGTTTATTTCTTGGGTTTGATAAGCAAAACCAGACACTTATTGATAATTCCCTTTTTGGTAGCTTGCATAATATTTTAGATGATAAATCAGGTAATGGCGACTATTCGGGACTATTTTTTAGAAAAACATTAACTGGAATAATTGAAATTCTAAATTTTGTAAGTTATGAAATGATGGATGTTTATAAAAAAGTCTTTACCCCCTATTTAGACTCGGGTAATTTTAAACAATTCAACCTAATTTCTTTGAATTCTGAAACAGATCAAGAGATTATTGAATATGATATTGAGTATACTTCACCTGTTACTAAAAAAGTCCACCTATATCACTTTGCCTTTAAGACACACGAAATTAAAGACGAAAAATATAATATTTCTAAATTTTGGGAAATGATTGGAATGAAAAATAAACACTAA